In Vibrio pomeroyi, the genomic window GTATTAGCTCTGATCTCATCCATGCTGTTATAGATTGTCATACCATCACGAATAAGTTGGCTTGAACAAGATTCGTGACACCAATCCTTGTAGTTACCAACAATGAATAAATGGTGCTTTGCTCGTGTAACAGCAACATTTATCAGGTTAGGCTTACTGTTTACCCACTTAATGCCACCTGTGGTTCCCCTAGCCTTCGATGCGGCCAAACAGAAGATAACAACAGATGCTTCTTTGCCTTGGAAAGTATGAACGGTGCCAATGTTATCTTTTATAAAATCAGCGACTTCAGCCCCTCCTTTACCACCGAGTTGAGCCGCTTGGTGCATCCATTGTTTGTTCAAAGGCTGTTTGTATAAAGATTTCCAGTTACTCTGAAGTTCATTCTTCATGTGAGTAAAAGGTGTAATTAGATAAATACCACCTTTCGCCATATTCGGCTGATTTTCAACAAGGTAACGTACTAATTCAAATGCAGAATCGGCTTCAGTATGGTTATTGTAACGCTGGCGTTTAATAGAATCTTTACTCTCAACCACGTTAAACCAGCCTGAAGAAATAGATTTCCACTTGTAAGGTACTGTAGCTATAACCATTTTATTATCGTAGGCAATACTATTAGCAATAGAGAACATTGGTTCTGTACAGCGGCGGTGAACTAACAAAGGCAGTCCAACCTGTCGTTGGCCTATCAACGCTTTTATTGGTCCGGCTCTATCTGCTAATAACTGAGCTGAAGACTCGCTAACAAGGAAGCAGTCACCCCACGAGGTTTCACCATCTTTGTTGGATATAGCAATAAAATCAGATGCAATACCTCTGTCAATTTCGCCTTGCACTGGAACCACAGGTTCAAGCTGAATAGGATCCCCAACAACCATAGCCTGTTTGCAGCGCTGGAGTAACCCAACGACATGATAATTAACTGACTGTCCCGCCTCATCGAACATTGCTAAGCCTATCGTTGCTTTCTTTTGCATTAAGCGGAATTGGCTTTCTACTGATGATAGCGATGTCGACATTACTGGATACAAAAGGAATAAAAGCCCCCACAATGTTTCATGGTTAGGAGTGTTTTCATGACTTTGATATTTACCGTTGATGAGCTGTGGTAACAATTTGAAAGTATTATGATGCTCAGCTGCATTTAGCTTTATCATTGCCTCGTTAACACGCAAGGCCGCAACGAAAAGCTCACTTCTGAGCTGATTGATACCCTTACTGCCAATTGGTGATAATTGTTGGATACGGGCTTCAGCATCATGGTTTTCTTCATTACCCTGTAACCCAAATGCAGCCTTAGTAATTAAATGGCTACATGGGTCTATTCCCCATTTATCAAAATTACTTGAGTTTAAATCTTCTAGCGCATCACTATGGTTCTTAAGCAAAGTGTTAAAAACATCCTTTGCATCTTTATACTCAGCTTCTAACTCATGTTTCCAAAGCTCTGATTTCCACCAAACCTGTGCTAATTTTTGTAAAGCAGTGAGGGATTCTAGCCAAAGTTTTTCATCTAGTTGGCACCATTTTTTGATGAACTCTTCAACTAACAGTTCATCATCAGCTACTTTTTCAAGTGCTTCACTCAAGGGTGCTAAAAATCCCATATGTGCTTTTAAGAATTTTTGACTGGACGCAATACCTTGAATAAAAGCAGAAATTTTCCCTGTTGCTTTTAATTCCCCAAAGTAGTCGTTAAGCAGGCTCTGAGCTTCATCCAGAGATTTTTCTTTCAGCTGATACACTAAAGGAGACAAACCAAGGTAATTACTCAACCCTTTTAGGTATCGTAATAACTTGTTTAACTTATTGTCACAAAATGCTTTTCTATTGCTACTGTTTCCTAGTACAGCACAGAACATACCCCATTCATCACTTTGTGATTGATGGCGGAAGTAACCGATATCATCGCGATATGATTCATGAATTTTACCTAGAGCTGGTAATTCCATTGATATGTTTTCGACCGCTTTGTTGTTACTAGATGCAACAACAATTGAAGCATCTAGTACAGCTTCCAGCGCGCTATCAGATGCCAACCAATCCTTATCTTCAGATTCAGCTTCAAGCAATTTAATTGTTCTAGTAACAAATCGGTCAGCGATAACATCTTTGAGTAATGTCGTTTTACCAGTACCGGGAGGGCCGTTAACAGCCACGATAGGGTTATCAATTTTCTTTGTCGCTAAGTTTACAGCGCAAGATTGCAATAGACTCAAGCCATAATCCGGATTTTCAGGCCAGCGACCTTTAAAGAAGCCTCTAGTCATATTATGGTACTTATCAGCGTCTTCTCTCGCAGAGCCAAGCATCACTTGGTCATCATTACCGAGTAAATATTGGTAAAGCGCTGGAGACAATGCATTCTTGGCAGATGTGTTACCGATTTGTTCCGCAATATAATTCAAATCATCGGCAAAAAATGGGCCTAACTGATTTTGCTCATTCCCATCAGGGTAATAACAAAAGCGCCAACGAAATGTAGTGATATCTTCTAAGTGAGGTTTAATCTTGCTAGGGTTTATCGCTTCATCGTACCTATCTTGCTT contains:
- a CDS encoding DEAD/DEAH box helicase; the encoded protein is MRFSLKALVKTLFGRQSEHSSNKSEAASSNRGVVQQFTSNKQSLLTDSQILSVLDYWLDFELFDIPECPYDFKKGIVSEPADDFDKKWLDDEQPFPAIKKDSKLFVMFQCHRAGYLFKNEDGENGKPLHPNTVTPKSYLLGVALIPTLNTHDSTGEKYLTWQLSEEDQDKVVNLATIRTIYRRCRSSVPANMTLTDWVNTCFESIDQLLNKHLSGKKNPETDAVEPLTTEQLKSAIIEINRCIAREFWPTHESRKFMEKYAKAVELNKQDRYDEAINPSKIKPHLEDITTFRWRFCYYPDGNEQNQLGPFFADDLNYIAEQIGNTSAKNALSPALYQYLLGNDDQVMLGSAREDADKYHNMTRGFFKGRWPENPDYGLSLLQSCAVNLATKKIDNPIVAVNGPPGTGKTTLLKDVIADRFVTRTIKLLEAESEDKDWLASDSALEAVLDASIVVASSNNKAVENISMELPALGKIHESYRDDIGYFRHQSQSDEWGMFCAVLGNSSNRKAFCDNKLNKLLRYLKGLSNYLGLSPLVYQLKEKSLDEAQSLLNDYFGELKATGKISAFIQGIASSQKFLKAHMGFLAPLSEALEKVADDELLVEEFIKKWCQLDEKLWLESLTALQKLAQVWWKSELWKHELEAEYKDAKDVFNTLLKNHSDALEDLNSSNFDKWGIDPCSHLITKAAFGLQGNEENHDAEARIQQLSPIGSKGINQLRSELFVAALRVNEAMIKLNAAEHHNTFKLLPQLINGKYQSHENTPNHETLWGLLFLLYPVMSTSLSSVESQFRLMQKKATIGLAMFDEAGQSVNYHVVGLLQRCKQAMVVGDPIQLEPVVPVQGEIDRGIASDFIAISNKDGETSWGDCFLVSESSAQLLADRAGPIKALIGQRQVGLPLLVHRRCTEPMFSIANSIAYDNKMVIATVPYKWKSISSGWFNVVESKDSIKRQRYNNHTEADSAFELVRYLVENQPNMAKGGIYLITPFTHMKNELQSNWKSLYKQPLNKQWMHQAAQLGGKGGAEVADFIKDNIGTVHTFQGKEASVVIFCLAASKARGTTGGIKWVNSKPNLINVAVTRAKHHLFIVGNYKDWCHESCSSQLIRDGMTIYNSMDEIRANTPLLLEEHLKNTVNIPEECVDPNYSNFSNVW